The following are encoded together in the Hippoglossus stenolepis isolate QCI-W04-F060 chromosome 12, HSTE1.2, whole genome shotgun sequence genome:
- the fbxo11a gene encoding F-box only protein 11a isoform X2, which translates to MNSVRASNVSRRPRRVSRPRPVQPERNHQERDEDVPADMVAEESGPGAQNSPYQLRRKSLPKRTVCPTKTNMEGASTSTTDNFGHRPKRPRVSGKCPELPAPAEQYLQEKLPDEVVLKIFSYLLEQDLCRAACVCKRFSELANDPILWKRLYMEVFEYTRPMMHPEAGKFYQINPEDYEQPNPWKESFQQLYKGAHVKPGFAEHFYSNPARYKGRDNMFYYDTIEDALGGGQEPHFDGLIFVHSGIYTDEWIYIESPITMIGAAPGKVAEKVIIENTRDSTFVFMEGSEDAYVGYMTIRFNPDDKSAQHHNAHHCLEITVNCSPIIDHCIIRSTCTVGSAVCVSGQGACPTIKHCNISDCENVGLYITDHAQGIYEDNEISNNALAGIWVKNHGNPIIRRNHIHHGRDVGVFTFDHGMGYFESCNIHRNRIAGFEVKAYANPTVVRCEIHHGQTGGIYVHEKGRGQFIENKIYANNFAGVWITSNSDPTIRGNAIFNGNQGGVYIFGDGRGLIEGNDIYGNALAGIQIRTNSCPIVRHNKIHDGQHGGIYVHEKGQGVIEENEVYSNTLAGVWVTTGSTPVLRRNRIHSGKQVGVYFYDNGHGVLEDNDIYNHMYSGVQIRTGSNPKIRRNKIWGGQNGGILVYNSGLGFIEDNEIFDNAMAGVWIKTDSNPTLRRNKIHDGRDGGICIFNGGRGLLEENDIFRNAQAGVLISTNSHPVLRKNRIFDGFAAGIEITNHATATLEGNQIFNNRFGGLFLASGVNVTMKDNKIMNNQDAIEKAVSRGQCLYKISSYTSYPMHDFYRCHTCNTTDRNAICVNCIKKCHQGHDVEFIRHDRFFCDCGAGTLSNPCTLAGEPTHDTDTLYDSAPPIESNTLQHN; encoded by the exons ATGAACTCCGTCAGAGCAAGTAACGTTAGCAGAAGACCCAGGCGAGTGTCGAGGCCGCGCCCGGTGCAGCCGGAGAGGAACCACCAGGAAAGAG ATGAGGACGTTCCTGCAGATATGGTTGCAGAAGAATCCGGTCCAGGAGCTCAGAACAGTCCCTACCAACTTAGAAGAAAGTCTCTGCCCAAGAGAACTGTGTGTCCGACAAAGACCAACATGGAG GGTGCTTCCACTTCAACCACAGACAACTTTGGACACCGACCTAAGCGTCCGAGAGTTTCGGGAAAGTGTCCAGAATTACCAG ctccagcagagcAGTACTTGCAGGAGAAGCTTCCGGACGAGGTGGTGCTAAAGATCTTCTCGTACCTGTTGGAGCAGGACTTGTGCCGTGCCGCATGTGTGTGCAAACGCTTCAGTGAGCTGGCCAATGACCCCATCCTATG GAAGAGGCTTTACATGGAAGTTTTTGAATACACACGGCCCATGATGCACCCTGAGGCAGGGAAGTTCTACCAGATAAACCCAGAAGATTATGAGCAGCCAAACCCTTGGAAGGAAAGTTTTCAGCAGCTG tataaaGGAGCACACGTTAAACCAGGCTTTGCAGAACACTTCTACAGTAATCCTGCCAGATACAAAGGGAGAGATAACATGTTT TATTACGACACCATCGAGGACGCTCTCGGGGGAGGTCAGGAGCCTCACTTTGACGGCCTCATATTCGTCCACTCTGGTATTTACACAGACGAGTGGATCTACATCGAGTCGCCTATCACAATGATCGGagcag CTCCTGGAAAAGTAGCAGAGAAAGTCATCATTGAGAACACCAGAGACTCCACGTTTGTATTCATGGAAGGCTCAGAAGATGCTTACGTTGGCTACATGACCATTAGG TTCAATCCTGATGATAAATCCGCCCAGCACCACAATGCACATCACTGCTTGGAGATTACAGTCAACTGCAGCCCCATCATCGACCACTGCATCATACGTAGCACGTGCACAG TGGGTTCAGCAGTCTGCGTCAGCGGCCAAGGTGCTTGTCCAACGATCAAGCACTGCAACATCAGTGACTGTGAAAATGTCGGGCTTTATATCACCGACCATGCACAg GGAATATACGAAGACAACGAGATCTCCAACAACGCTCTGGCTGGGATCTGGGTGAAAAACCATGGCAATCCAATTATCAGAAGGAATCACATCCACCACGGCAGGGACGTGGGTGTTTTTACATTCGACCACGGCATG GGTTACTTTGAGAGCTGTAACATCCATAGGAACCGTATAGCCGGCTTTGAGGTAAAGGCCTACGCCAATCCAACGGTGGTTCGCTGCGAGATCCATCATGGTCAGACGGGGGGCATCTACGTGCACGAAAAGGGCCGCGGCCAGTTCATCGAAAACAAGATCTATGCAAATAACTTTGCGGGGGTGTGGATCACGTCTAACAGTGACCCCACAATAAG GGGCAATGCCATTTTTAATGGCAATCAAGGTGGCGTCTACATTTTTGGTGATGGCCGAGGCCTCATCGAAGGAAATGACATCTACGGTAACGCCCTAGCAGGAATCCAGATCAGGACAAACAGCTGCCCAATTGTCAGACACAACAAGATCCATGATGGCCAACATGGCGGCATTTACGTG CATGAAAAAGGACAAGGCGTCATCGAGGAGAATGAGGTGTACAGCAACACGCTGGCAGGAGTGTGGGTGACAACAGGCAGCACGCCAGTACTGAGGAGGAACAGGATACACAGCGGGAAGCAG GTTGGGGTCTACTTCTATGACAATGGCCATGGGGTGCTGGAAGACAATGATATCTACAATCACATGTACTCTGGAGTTCAAATTAG GACTGGCAGCAATCCTAAGATCAGGCGGAACAAGATCTGGGGAGGCcagaatggaggcattttgGTCTACAACTCAG GCCTAGGCTTTATCGAGGACAATGAGATCTTTGACAATGCCATGGCTGGAGTGTGGATCAAGACGGACAGCAACCCCACTCTGCGGAGAAATAAGATCCACGATGGGAGAGATGGTGGGATCTGTATATTCAATGGAGGAAGAG GTTTGCTAGAAGAAAATGACATCTTCAGAAATGCCCAAGCAGGAGTCCTCATTAGCACCAACAGCCACCCGGTCCTGCGGAAAAACAGAATATTTGACGGTTTTGCTGCAG gTATTGAGATCACCAATCATGCGACAGCGACCCTAGAGGGCAACCAGATCTTCAACAATCGCTTTGGGGGATTGTTTCTCGCATCCGGTGTCAATGTTACGATGAAAG ataataaaataatgaacaatCAAGATGCAATTGAAAAGGCTGTTAGCAGAGGTCAGTGCCTGTACAAGATTTCAAGTTACACCAGCTACCCAATGCATGATTTTTACAG GTGTCACACCTGTAACACCACAGACCGCAACGCCATCTGCGTGAACTGCATCAAGAAGTGTCACCAAGGACACGACGTGGAGTTCATCAGACACGATAG ATTCTTCTGTGACTGTGGTGCAGGGACGCTGTCAAATCCATGCACATTAGCCGGAGAGCCGACtcacgacacagacacactgtatGACTCAGCTCCTCCTATAGAGTCCAATACACTGCAGCACAACTGA
- the fbxo11a gene encoding F-box only protein 11a isoform X1 — MNSVRASNVSRRPRRVSRPRPVQPERNHQERDEDVPADMVAEESGPGAQNSPYQLRRKSLPKRTVCPTKTNMEGASTSTTDNFGHRPKRPRVSGKCPELPAAPAEQYLQEKLPDEVVLKIFSYLLEQDLCRAACVCKRFSELANDPILWKRLYMEVFEYTRPMMHPEAGKFYQINPEDYEQPNPWKESFQQLYKGAHVKPGFAEHFYSNPARYKGRDNMFYYDTIEDALGGGQEPHFDGLIFVHSGIYTDEWIYIESPITMIGAAPGKVAEKVIIENTRDSTFVFMEGSEDAYVGYMTIRFNPDDKSAQHHNAHHCLEITVNCSPIIDHCIIRSTCTVGSAVCVSGQGACPTIKHCNISDCENVGLYITDHAQGIYEDNEISNNALAGIWVKNHGNPIIRRNHIHHGRDVGVFTFDHGMGYFESCNIHRNRIAGFEVKAYANPTVVRCEIHHGQTGGIYVHEKGRGQFIENKIYANNFAGVWITSNSDPTIRGNAIFNGNQGGVYIFGDGRGLIEGNDIYGNALAGIQIRTNSCPIVRHNKIHDGQHGGIYVHEKGQGVIEENEVYSNTLAGVWVTTGSTPVLRRNRIHSGKQVGVYFYDNGHGVLEDNDIYNHMYSGVQIRTGSNPKIRRNKIWGGQNGGILVYNSGLGFIEDNEIFDNAMAGVWIKTDSNPTLRRNKIHDGRDGGICIFNGGRGLLEENDIFRNAQAGVLISTNSHPVLRKNRIFDGFAAGIEITNHATATLEGNQIFNNRFGGLFLASGVNVTMKDNKIMNNQDAIEKAVSRGQCLYKISSYTSYPMHDFYRCHTCNTTDRNAICVNCIKKCHQGHDVEFIRHDRFFCDCGAGTLSNPCTLAGEPTHDTDTLYDSAPPIESNTLQHN, encoded by the exons ATGAACTCCGTCAGAGCAAGTAACGTTAGCAGAAGACCCAGGCGAGTGTCGAGGCCGCGCCCGGTGCAGCCGGAGAGGAACCACCAGGAAAGAG ATGAGGACGTTCCTGCAGATATGGTTGCAGAAGAATCCGGTCCAGGAGCTCAGAACAGTCCCTACCAACTTAGAAGAAAGTCTCTGCCCAAGAGAACTGTGTGTCCGACAAAGACCAACATGGAG GGTGCTTCCACTTCAACCACAGACAACTTTGGACACCGACCTAAGCGTCCGAGAGTTTCGGGAAAGTGTCCAGAATTACCAG cagctccagcagagcAGTACTTGCAGGAGAAGCTTCCGGACGAGGTGGTGCTAAAGATCTTCTCGTACCTGTTGGAGCAGGACTTGTGCCGTGCCGCATGTGTGTGCAAACGCTTCAGTGAGCTGGCCAATGACCCCATCCTATG GAAGAGGCTTTACATGGAAGTTTTTGAATACACACGGCCCATGATGCACCCTGAGGCAGGGAAGTTCTACCAGATAAACCCAGAAGATTATGAGCAGCCAAACCCTTGGAAGGAAAGTTTTCAGCAGCTG tataaaGGAGCACACGTTAAACCAGGCTTTGCAGAACACTTCTACAGTAATCCTGCCAGATACAAAGGGAGAGATAACATGTTT TATTACGACACCATCGAGGACGCTCTCGGGGGAGGTCAGGAGCCTCACTTTGACGGCCTCATATTCGTCCACTCTGGTATTTACACAGACGAGTGGATCTACATCGAGTCGCCTATCACAATGATCGGagcag CTCCTGGAAAAGTAGCAGAGAAAGTCATCATTGAGAACACCAGAGACTCCACGTTTGTATTCATGGAAGGCTCAGAAGATGCTTACGTTGGCTACATGACCATTAGG TTCAATCCTGATGATAAATCCGCCCAGCACCACAATGCACATCACTGCTTGGAGATTACAGTCAACTGCAGCCCCATCATCGACCACTGCATCATACGTAGCACGTGCACAG TGGGTTCAGCAGTCTGCGTCAGCGGCCAAGGTGCTTGTCCAACGATCAAGCACTGCAACATCAGTGACTGTGAAAATGTCGGGCTTTATATCACCGACCATGCACAg GGAATATACGAAGACAACGAGATCTCCAACAACGCTCTGGCTGGGATCTGGGTGAAAAACCATGGCAATCCAATTATCAGAAGGAATCACATCCACCACGGCAGGGACGTGGGTGTTTTTACATTCGACCACGGCATG GGTTACTTTGAGAGCTGTAACATCCATAGGAACCGTATAGCCGGCTTTGAGGTAAAGGCCTACGCCAATCCAACGGTGGTTCGCTGCGAGATCCATCATGGTCAGACGGGGGGCATCTACGTGCACGAAAAGGGCCGCGGCCAGTTCATCGAAAACAAGATCTATGCAAATAACTTTGCGGGGGTGTGGATCACGTCTAACAGTGACCCCACAATAAG GGGCAATGCCATTTTTAATGGCAATCAAGGTGGCGTCTACATTTTTGGTGATGGCCGAGGCCTCATCGAAGGAAATGACATCTACGGTAACGCCCTAGCAGGAATCCAGATCAGGACAAACAGCTGCCCAATTGTCAGACACAACAAGATCCATGATGGCCAACATGGCGGCATTTACGTG CATGAAAAAGGACAAGGCGTCATCGAGGAGAATGAGGTGTACAGCAACACGCTGGCAGGAGTGTGGGTGACAACAGGCAGCACGCCAGTACTGAGGAGGAACAGGATACACAGCGGGAAGCAG GTTGGGGTCTACTTCTATGACAATGGCCATGGGGTGCTGGAAGACAATGATATCTACAATCACATGTACTCTGGAGTTCAAATTAG GACTGGCAGCAATCCTAAGATCAGGCGGAACAAGATCTGGGGAGGCcagaatggaggcattttgGTCTACAACTCAG GCCTAGGCTTTATCGAGGACAATGAGATCTTTGACAATGCCATGGCTGGAGTGTGGATCAAGACGGACAGCAACCCCACTCTGCGGAGAAATAAGATCCACGATGGGAGAGATGGTGGGATCTGTATATTCAATGGAGGAAGAG GTTTGCTAGAAGAAAATGACATCTTCAGAAATGCCCAAGCAGGAGTCCTCATTAGCACCAACAGCCACCCGGTCCTGCGGAAAAACAGAATATTTGACGGTTTTGCTGCAG gTATTGAGATCACCAATCATGCGACAGCGACCCTAGAGGGCAACCAGATCTTCAACAATCGCTTTGGGGGATTGTTTCTCGCATCCGGTGTCAATGTTACGATGAAAG ataataaaataatgaacaatCAAGATGCAATTGAAAAGGCTGTTAGCAGAGGTCAGTGCCTGTACAAGATTTCAAGTTACACCAGCTACCCAATGCATGATTTTTACAG GTGTCACACCTGTAACACCACAGACCGCAACGCCATCTGCGTGAACTGCATCAAGAAGTGTCACCAAGGACACGACGTGGAGTTCATCAGACACGATAG ATTCTTCTGTGACTGTGGTGCAGGGACGCTGTCAAATCCATGCACATTAGCCGGAGAGCCGACtcacgacacagacacactgtatGACTCAGCTCCTCCTATAGAGTCCAATACACTGCAGCACAACTGA